The following is a genomic window from Archangium lipolyticum.
ACTCCGGGAGCTGCCCCTCGGGAAACAGGGCCACGTGCTGCCCGTCCTTCAGGTGGGCCTCGAACCGCGACCGGTCCTCGTTCCAACGGTAGAGCCGGAACGCATAGGGGAGGTTGCTCGAGGTGGCGATGAGCCACAGCCCCTGCGTCCGAGCCCCTCCCGGGCTCGTGGCCGACAGCCGCAGGACGAACGGGTCCGGCATGTTGTCGGCGAGGAGCGTCTCGGGGACCCGCGCCGGCCGCGCGAGGAGGTCGCGAAGCGTCGCGTCCACCGCATGGGCTTCGACCTCGAAGAGCGAGGGCAGCGCCGACGCGAGCACGTTGTGCGTCTGTGAGGAAGCAGGCGGCCGAGGGTCGGGGGAGGGAGGAGCGGACTTCTGCTCGAGCTTGTCGGGCGGCATCGGATCCAGGGCAGAGGTGACGGCAGCGGAAACCGGGCCTGCCTCCAGAACCATTCCGGAGACGGCCCGGCCACGGACACACCCAGTATGCCTGACTGGTCGGCAGCCGGCCTTGATACGCTCACATCTCCGGCCAGGACTCCGACGAGGTGCCCATGCCCCACCGGCGGCGCGCCGCCACCGCCTTGTCGATGTGGCCCTTCATCCCGCTCCAGGTGTGGTCCCAGGAGAGGCGCGAGAGGAATGCGTCCACCTTCGGCAGCCACTCCTCGCGCGACTGGGACAGGTTCTCCTCCACCGCCCGGACGAAGTCCTCCGGCGTGTCCGCGATGCGCACCAGGCCCAGCTCTCCGTAGGGGCGCACCACGTCCCGGATGGAGGTGGACACCACGGGCTTGCCCGCCGCGAGGTACTCGGGTGTCTTGGTCGGGCTGAGGAAGCGCGTGGCCGTGGTACGTGCGAAAGGCAGCATGGCCACGTCCCAGCCAGCGAGGTACGCCGGCAGCTCCTTGTAGTGCTTCCCGCCCAGGTAGTGGATGTTGGGCAGGCGCGGCAGGCTGTCGGGGGAGATCTTCACCACTGGCCCCACCATCACCAGCTGCCAGTCCGGGCGTGCCCGGGCAACGCCCTCCAGCAGCGCCAGATCCATCCGCTCGTCGATGACCCCGCAGAAGCCGATCCGCGGATGCGGCAGGGCGGCCTGGTCGGGAGGGTCGGCGGGTCCCAGACGGGCCTGCGCGAAGTGCGGCACGTCCACGCTGCTCGGGAAGGGATGGACGTTCGGGTGGTGCGCCCGCTTGGACTCGTAGAGGTGATGGCCGCCGGTGAACATGACGTCCGCACGGCGCAGCAGCTCCACCTCGCGCTGCACCAGCAGAGGCGGTGCGCCACTGAAGGCGGACAGCTCGTCCATGCAGTCGTAGACCACGGCCCGCGGCCGCAAATGCGCCGAGAAGGCCAGGGCCATCGGGGTGTAATACCAGAGCACGAACTCGTTCACGTCCTGGTCCTCGAGCAGCGCATGGAGCAGCTCGCGCTGCACGGCCGCCAGGACGTCGGGGTCCATCCGGGTGCCCGGCGGTGGATCCGGCGTCACCTGAGTGGAGCCCCCCACGTGGATGTGGGGCGTCGCCACCCAGACCCCCTCGGGTGAGCGAGCCGCCTCCAGCCGGGTGGGGCCAGGGCCCCAGACAGGCTCCTCCACGAAGAAGACGCGGCGCTCGCGAGCGAAGCGCGACATCAGGTGCTGAGGGCGCTGAA
Proteins encoded in this region:
- a CDS encoding glycosyltransferase family 1 protein, encoding MQRSHGRNDTGSGLPDLVCLSHLRWNFVFQRPQHLMSRFARERRVFFVEEPVWGPGPTRLEAARSPEGVWVATPHIHVGGSTQVTPDPPPGTRMDPDVLAAVQRELLHALLEDQDVNEFVLWYYTPMALAFSAHLRPRAVVYDCMDELSAFSGAPPLLVQREVELLRRADVMFTGGHHLYESKRAHHPNVHPFPSSVDVPHFAQARLGPADPPDQAALPHPRIGFCGVIDERMDLALLEGVARARPDWQLVMVGPVVKISPDSLPRLPNIHYLGGKHYKELPAYLAGWDVAMLPFARTTATRFLSPTKTPEYLAAGKPVVSTSIRDVVRPYGELGLVRIADTPEDFVRAVEENLSQSREEWLPKVDAFLSRLSWDHTWSGMKGHIDKAVAARRRWGMGTSSESWPEM